AGGTCTCCTCATTGGATGAGCTTCCCAGTCCGCAAGTATCTCTTCCCTGTTTGGAATGGTTATTGCCATTTTGAATCACCTCATGGTAGGGATATCTTCGGCTTGTCCCTGCCAACAACGAATGCATATTCCTTTAAGGTATCGAACAGTTCACCTTCCTCATCCTCAATCGTCACAACATCTGGCCAACCCATTGGGAACTTCTTAATCTCAACGATCCTTCCTTTTCTTGCAACGTTCTTACCCTGAGTAACGAAGACATAGGCTCCCTTCTCGAATGGTAGAACCTCTAGGATTTCCCTCTCTGGCACCTTCATGAGGACTGTGTAAGATGTGAAGTAATTGTCCTTCTCACTGAATGGGACTAAGTGATTCGTTCCATCGTGGAAGTTGAGCTGAACCTTTGCTCCCTTAACCATTCTCTTGTTCCTAATTCTCAGTGGCTTTATGTTTGCTTCCTCCTCACTTATTGGATGAAGTATTAACTTTCCAATCCTATTTGGAAGAACCCTGTAGTGTTCACCTGTCTCTGGAATGGAAACAACGTCCATTATTCCAACTGGGAATTTGTAGTCCTTCCTAACCCTTCCATCAACTAAGAACTTGCCCTCGTTGAGTATCTTCCTTGCTTCTCTGGCCGTCTTAGCATAGCCAAGATAATCCCTGACTATGTAGAGGAGTGGAATTGAAGTTCTCATGTTGTGTGGGCCCGGCCTTGGCCTTACAGCCCACTTATAGGCCTTTCTCTCAATGTACCAGGATGGAGGAGCGGCAAGCCTCTTAAGATGCCTCTTCGGACCCTTTCTCGCCATTATCCAGCCCTCCTTTCAATTATCTTTTTCCTCTTCTCATCCTCAAGGTTCAACTCAATAATCATGACATTTGAGGGGTGAATCGGATAGAACACTTCGGTTCCATTGGCCTTCCTAATAGTTGCACCCTCCACGTAAATCCTGTACCTCTTCAGATCAACCTCAACGACCTTCCCTTCGTGGCCCTTGAAATCACCCCTCATTATCCTGACCTTGTCACCAACCCTAAC
The window above is part of the Pyrococcus sp. NA2 genome. Proteins encoded here:
- a CDS encoding 30S ribosomal protein S4e, producing MARKGPKRHLKRLAAPPSWYIERKAYKWAVRPRPGPHNMRTSIPLLYIVRDYLGYAKTAREARKILNEGKFLVDGRVRKDYKFPVGIMDVVSIPETGEHYRVLPNRIGKLILHPISEEEANIKPLRIRNKRMVKGAKVQLNFHDGTNHLVPFSEKDNYFTSYTVLMKVPEREILEVLPFEKGAYVFVTQGKNVARKGRIVEIKKFPMGWPDVVTIEDEEGELFDTLKEYAFVVGRDKPKISLP
- the rplX gene encoding 50S ribosomal protein L24 codes for the protein MKLDSKQPRKQRKFLYNAPLHLRQKMMSAPLSRELREKYKVRNLPVRVGDKVRIMRGDFKGHEGKVVEVDLKRYRIYVEGATIRKANGTEVFYPIHPSNVMIIELNLEDEKRKKIIERRAG